GGAGGCGCTGGAGTACATCGAGGCCTGGTCGCAGGCGACCGAGGAGCGGCCGGCGGGCATCTGCGGCCCCATCGGGCCGACGGAGCAACTGCCGCTGGTGGCGCAACTGGTGAACGCGCTCGACCTCGATCTGCGGCATGCGCACTTCTGGGGGATGGATGAATGGTACCTCAATGGCCGCGAGGTGCCGGCGGACCACCCGCTGTCCTTCGAGAAGGCCGACCGCGAGCTGTGCTTCAACCGCATTCGCCCCGAGCTCGCGATGCCGGAGGCGAATCTGCATTTCCCCAAGGCGGATAAGCTGGCGGAGTACACCGCCGGCTACGACCAGGCGCGCTGCGTGGTGATGCAGGGCGGCCAGGGCGAGGTCAAGCACTGGGCCTTCAACGATCCCCTCAGGCGCGAGGGCAAGTACGCCGACCAGCCGCCCGCGCCCGAGGAGTACCTCAAGCTCCGCGCGCGGGTGGTGGATCTGCACCCCATGACCATCATCCAGAACGCCCGCACCTCCGGCGGGGGCAAGGTCGCCGACGTCCCGA
The window above is part of the Armatimonadota bacterium genome. Proteins encoded here:
- a CDS encoding glucosamine-6-phosphate isomerase encodes the protein MSRRASVVAPGWWDYTTLGREILDDAAKLTVEDMAQLSRPGFEVVFYDTLESFYLAEALEYIEAWSQATEERPAGICGPIGPTEQLPLVAQLVNALDLDLRHAHFWGMDEWYLNGREVPADHPLSFEKADRELCFNRIRPELAMPEANLHFPKADKLAEYTAGYDQARCVVMQGGQGEVKHWAFNDPLRREGKYADQPPAPEEYLKLRARVVDLHPMTIIQNARTSGGGKVADVPTQALTVGPVETWRAERVSIWQAGNHDNPFGMRLTAFMIAKKLPDAAVPMSLLALHPNVRFSYYRPGIGTCEAEMH